CTCGATCCAGGCACCGGCACGGACATCGCGCACCGCCTCCTTGACCTGCTCGGGGCCTCCCATCTCGAGCAGCGCCACGCGCCGCGCCTCCTCCGGCGTCGCCCCTGCCTCGACCCTCTCGCGCACGAGCCCCTCGAGATAGTCATTCATCTCATCGTGCAGGTCACGCTCCACGCGCGGCCGGCGGAACAGGTTGCGCAGGAGAGCGGAAAGGCGGCGGAGCAGAGCCATGGCTTCCTCGAGATCGTCTAGGTGGTTCCCAGGGCGGCCGACATCGCCAGCGCGATGCGCGCCCACTTGCCGGTCTCAGTGCGCAGCCGGCGCTGGCCGGAGGCGGTCAGGCGGTAAAACTTGGCGCGGCGCCGGTTTTCGGATTCGCCCCACTGCGATGCGAGCCAGCCCCGCTCCTCCAGGCGGTGCAGCGCCGGGAACAGGGAGCCGGGCTTTACCTGGAAGGTCCCGCGGGTGAGATGCTCCACGCGGCGGGCGATTCCCAGCCCATGGTCGGGGCCGGTCGACAGGGACTTGAGGATCAGGACGTCGAGAGTGCCTTGCAGCAGATCGGTGCGGGCCACGGGCTCTCCTCTAGAAATTCGATAGGAGGATAGTCGTTGACCTATAGAATGTCAATAGGAGAGCTAACGGGCATCGGTGGAAGTTCCGGTAACTCGTCTCGCGGGTTTCTTCGGCTTCCCCGAAGCGGGATCCTTCGGGTCGAGGGAGAGGCTCTGTCTCTTGGCCCGCTCTTCGTGGAACCAGCGCAGCGGACGGATGATCTTGATATCTTTCCCTTCGGGCTTCAGATCGACTCCGAAGGCGAAGCCGTGGAACTTCAGAAAGAGGATTCCCTCGCGAGTGTTCCTGCCAAGCTTCAGGTCCGCCAGGGCGTGCAGCGACTTTCCGGTCAAATCGAGATCCCGGATCAGGACCTGATCGCCGCGCCCCTGCAACTCGGCCATCCCCTGGATGTCGGGAATGGTCATCATCCGCTCCAGCCAGTCGGGCACTCCTTTGAGCGCATCGAACATGACCACCAGCGGCCGGGTGTCGTGCATCGCCAGGCTCAGCGAAGCGTCGATGCGCGTCGGATTGGTGAACTGCATGCGGGCCTGGGGGAAGGTGAAGGCGGCCGAC
The sequence above is drawn from the Candidatus Polarisedimenticolia bacterium genome and encodes:
- a CDS encoding PadR family transcriptional regulator, with the translated sequence MARTDLLQGTLDVLILKSLSTGPDHGLGIARRVEHLTRGTFQVKPGSLFPALHRLEERGWLASQWGESENRRRAKFYRLTASGQRRLRTETGKWARIALAMSAALGTT